In Chryseobacterium gleum, a single genomic region encodes these proteins:
- a CDS encoding carboxypeptidase-like regulatory domain-containing protein, with the protein MKITKIAAAFLVMTFSGKMMAQEAEKQLLIKDADDKFPIADALVKYDHGNSHTHTGPDGTFAIPVKSLPDTLVISRQGYDEVKWVVTNDEDKNKVIFLQHKPFQISEVAISHSSFLSAITKVDLNKFPVNSAQDLLRKVPGLFIAQHAGGGKAEQLF; encoded by the coding sequence ATGAAAATAACAAAAATAGCAGCTGCATTTCTGGTCATGACATTCAGTGGAAAAATGATGGCGCAGGAAGCAGAAAAACAGTTGCTGATCAAAGATGCAGATGACAAATTTCCCATTGCCGATGCTTTGGTAAAATATGACCACGGAAACAGCCATACCCATACAGGACCGGACGGCACTTTTGCCATTCCTGTAAAATCCCTTCCTGATACCCTTGTGATCAGCCGTCAGGGATATGATGAGGTAAAATGGGTGGTGACTAATGATGAAGATAAAAATAAAGTTATTTTTTTGCAGCATAAACCATTTCAGATTTCCGAAGTAGCTATCAGTCACAGCTCGTTCTTATCAGCGATTACTAAAGTTGATCTGAATAAATTTCCGGTAAACTCAGCGCAGGATCTGTTGAGAAAAGTTCCGGGACTTTTTATTGCTCAACATGCCGGAGGAGGAAAGGCAGAACAGCTTTTTTGA
- a CDS encoding aminopeptidase P family protein — protein sequence MTSKEKVAALREEMQKNNVDAFIVYSADPHMSEYLPEEWQERAWLSGFLGSAGFVVVTKDKAGLWTDGRYFTQAAIELEGSGIDLFKDGMEGTPNYIDWIISEIPSGGKVAVNALAASNANWELLSQKFNSKNITLTDLPLLKEVWKDRGTPSANPIFVHPVERAGKSVSDKLAAIRQKMEEQDATVHIISSLDDVAWTLNLRGSDVDSNPVFLGYIVITKNDAVLFTGLEKMEVAARKQMDDAFVKMMPYEEFYNYLKNFKNEKVLVSPNSNQQIFETLKADNQFIKAPVPGNLMKAQKNEAELEGFRKVMVRDGVAMVKFLYWLTHNAGKEAMNEYSIGEKLRGFRAEGENFVGESFGSIVGYKDNGAIMHYSAKKEGSKEVTNEDTILVDSGGQYLEGTTDITRTFALGTPSEEFKRNSTLVLQGLIRLSMVKFPKGTKGVHLDAIARLPLWMEGKDFNHGTGHGVGSFMNVHEGPQNIRKDLNPQELLPGMVLSNEPGYYLEGHYGIRHENLIAVKEAEKTIHGTFYEFETLTFCPFFKDTVVKEILSESEIAWLNSYHKTCEEKLAPHLDGEIKEWFLQLVSPL from the coding sequence ATGACTTCAAAGGAAAAAGTTGCTGCGCTTCGTGAAGAAATGCAGAAAAATAATGTTGATGCATTTATTGTATATTCTGCAGACCCACATATGAGCGAATACCTTCCCGAAGAATGGCAGGAAAGAGCTTGGTTGTCAGGTTTCCTAGGTTCTGCCGGTTTTGTGGTGGTTACCAAAGATAAGGCCGGACTCTGGACAGACGGAAGATACTTTACACAAGCTGCTATTGAGTTGGAAGGTTCCGGGATCGATCTTTTCAAAGACGGTATGGAAGGAACTCCTAATTATATCGACTGGATTATTTCAGAAATTCCTTCGGGCGGTAAAGTGGCTGTAAATGCCTTGGCGGCTTCTAATGCCAACTGGGAACTGCTTTCTCAAAAATTTAATTCCAAAAATATTACCCTGACAGATCTTCCGCTTTTAAAAGAAGTATGGAAAGACAGAGGAACTCCATCTGCTAACCCGATTTTTGTACATCCGGTAGAACGAGCAGGTAAATCCGTATCAGATAAACTTGCTGCCATCCGTCAGAAAATGGAAGAGCAGGACGCTACCGTACACATCATATCAAGTCTGGATGATGTCGCATGGACATTGAACCTCAGAGGAAGTGATGTAGACAGCAACCCTGTATTTTTAGGATATATTGTAATTACTAAAAATGATGCTGTTTTATTCACAGGGTTGGAAAAAATGGAAGTAGCGGCTAGAAAACAAATGGATGATGCCTTTGTGAAAATGATGCCTTACGAAGAATTTTACAATTATCTGAAGAATTTCAAAAATGAAAAAGTACTGGTTTCTCCAAACAGCAACCAACAGATTTTTGAAACACTGAAGGCCGATAACCAGTTTATCAAAGCTCCGGTTCCCGGTAATCTGATGAAAGCCCAGAAAAATGAAGCTGAGCTGGAAGGTTTCAGAAAAGTAATGGTAAGAGACGGAGTGGCTATGGTGAAATTCCTTTACTGGTTAACACACAATGCAGGAAAAGAAGCCATGAACGAATATTCTATCGGAGAGAAACTGAGAGGCTTCCGTGCAGAAGGGGAAAACTTTGTAGGAGAAAGCTTCGGTTCCATTGTGGGATATAAAGATAACGGTGCCATCATGCATTATTCTGCCAAAAAAGAAGGAAGCAAAGAAGTAACCAATGAGGATACTATTCTTGTAGATTCAGGAGGTCAGTACCTTGAAGGAACTACAGATATTACAAGAACTTTCGCTTTAGGAACCCCTTCTGAAGAATTTAAACGAAATTCAACACTGGTATTACAGGGATTAATCCGTTTATCAATGGTGAAATTCCCGAAAGGAACAAAAGGGGTGCATTTAGATGCCATCGCAAGACTTCCGTTATGGATGGAAGGAAAGGACTTTAACCACGGAACCGGACACGGAGTAGGAAGTTTCATGAATGTACACGAAGGTCCGCAGAACATCAGAAAAGATCTGAACCCTCAGGAACTTCTTCCGGGAATGGTGCTGTCCAATGAACCTGGATACTATCTTGAAGGACATTACGGAATCCGTCATGAGAACCTTATTGCTGTAAAAGAAGCAGAGAAAACAATTCATGGAACATTCTATGAATTTGAAACATTAACATTCTGCCCGTTCTTTAAAGATACTGTGGTAAAGGAAATCCTTTCAGAAAGTGAAATTGCATGGCTAAACAGTTATCATAAAACCTGTGAAGAAAAGCTTGCTCCTCATCTGGATGGAGAAATTAAAGAATGGTTCCTGCAATTGGTAAGTCCTCTTTAA
- a CDS encoding urea transporter, whose product MDEFFKKLPFLDNILKGIGQIMLQENRWTGLLFLIGIFMGSWQCGVAVLLSTAAGTFTATKLKYDQSEINAGLYGFSAALVGVALAFLFQTTVLIWILILSGGALAAVIQHFFIQKKIPVFTFPFIIITWVLVFALHHFTHIPPSAMLSSEVVPTEYDDFLTCTNGFGEVIFQGGVLSGMIFFLAVFISSPVAALYGLVASILGAGLSQLNGEPIKEIHMGLFGFNAVLSAIVFSGVKKTDGLWVLIAVLITIAIDDFLIDNHCLDIVGGVFTFPFVAGTWITLLIQKVFLKAKSNG is encoded by the coding sequence ATGGACGAATTTTTCAAAAAACTACCTTTTTTAGACAATATATTAAAAGGAATCGGGCAGATTATGCTCCAGGAAAACAGATGGACCGGGCTTCTGTTTCTCATAGGGATCTTCATGGGAAGCTGGCAGTGCGGAGTTGCGGTATTGCTTTCAACAGCAGCCGGAACTTTTACTGCAACGAAGCTTAAATACGATCAATCTGAAATCAATGCGGGACTGTACGGCTTCAGTGCAGCGCTGGTGGGAGTAGCATTGGCATTTCTTTTCCAAACTACGGTATTGATCTGGATTTTAATCCTATCAGGTGGAGCATTGGCTGCCGTTATCCAGCATTTCTTTATCCAGAAGAAGATTCCGGTGTTTACTTTTCCTTTCATCATTATTACATGGGTATTGGTTTTTGCATTGCATCATTTTACCCACATTCCACCTTCCGCCATGTTAAGCAGTGAAGTAGTTCCTACAGAATATGATGACTTTCTAACATGTACCAATGGGTTTGGTGAAGTAATCTTTCAGGGAGGGGTACTTTCAGGAATGATTTTCTTCCTGGCTGTTTTCATCAGTTCTCCGGTAGCAGCGTTATACGGATTAGTCGCATCCATTCTTGGTGCAGGATTATCACAACTGAATGGAGAACCCATCAAAGAAATTCACATGGGATTATTTGGATTCAACGCGGTGCTTTCCGCTATCGTTTTTTCCGGAGTCAAAAAGACAGACGGTCTATGGGTTCTTATTGCTGTCCTTATTACCATTGCCATTGATGATTTCTTAATAGACAATCATTGTCTGGATATCGTTGGCGGAGTATTTACTTTCCCATTCGTAGCCGGAACTTGGATTACACTTTTAATTCAGAAGGTATTTCTTAAAGCGAAATCTAATGGTTAG
- a CDS encoding NAD(P)H-dependent oxidoreductase gives MKKIAIINGHPHKDSFNFGVAEAYKLGAVASGAEVREIVIRDLDFNSNLQFGYQKRMELEPDLLKAWEIIQWADHLVWVHPVWWGGLPALMKGFIDRLFLPGMAYKYRENSVWWDKLLKGKTAHILTTLDQPGWYYRLFFGRPSVNQLRKSVLEYCGVKPVRVTYIGIIRNSKDEQRAQWLTKVKVLGKKQK, from the coding sequence ATGAAAAAAATAGCAATTATCAACGGACATCCTCATAAAGATTCCTTCAATTTTGGAGTTGCGGAAGCTTATAAGTTGGGAGCTGTAGCATCAGGAGCCGAAGTCAGGGAAATTGTCATCCGGGACTTAGATTTCAACTCAAATCTACAGTTTGGGTACCAGAAAAGGATGGAGCTTGAACCGGATTTGCTCAAAGCCTGGGAAATTATACAATGGGCAGATCATTTGGTTTGGGTGCATCCTGTGTGGTGGGGCGGACTTCCTGCTTTAATGAAAGGATTTATAGACCGGTTATTTTTACCGGGAATGGCGTATAAATACCGGGAAAACTCCGTGTGGTGGGATAAACTGTTAAAAGGAAAAACAGCTCATATTCTTACAACATTGGACCAGCCGGGATGGTATTACCGTTTGTTTTTTGGAAGGCCAAGCGTCAATCAGCTTAGAAAATCTGTCCTGGAATATTGCGGAGTAAAACCGGTTAGAGTTACTTATATCGGGATTATCCGGAATTCGAAGGATGAACAGAGGGCTCAGTGGCTTACGAAAGTAAAGGTGCTGGGAAAGAAACAGAAATAA
- a CDS encoding DNA topoisomerase IB codes for MEKNTDLEIISHLKPSKIVKIMKDPEASAKAVHLVYTTDAETAGVTRKKTGKKYSYYKDGEKIRDKEEITRINKLVIPPAWENVWICALENGHLQATGFDVKKRKQYRYHPLWSALRNHTKFYRMLQFGYALPEMRLHIEQDLALRNFEKRKILALIVSLMQRTNIRIGNSIYEKLYGSFGLTTLKGKHVKVNGQKITFTFKGKKGVMHHVDLRSKRLARLVQKCKDIPGKELFQYFDDEGNRHSVDSGMVNEYIKEISGEDFTAKDFRTWSGTVSALIAFKEIGYAENDTQYKKKVKEALDIVAENLGNTSAVCRKYYVHPLVINLYENNTIKKYLDELEIIEENDGKADLTKEERLVLKILENERM; via the coding sequence ATGGAGAAGAATACAGACCTGGAAATCATTTCTCACCTGAAACCTTCAAAAATTGTTAAAATCATGAAGGACCCGGAAGCTTCTGCAAAGGCGGTACATCTTGTATATACCACCGATGCAGAGACCGCCGGAGTTACCCGTAAAAAAACGGGAAAGAAATATTCCTATTATAAAGACGGTGAAAAAATAAGAGACAAGGAAGAGATTACAAGGATCAATAAGCTGGTCATTCCGCCGGCCTGGGAAAATGTATGGATCTGCGCACTGGAAAACGGACATCTGCAGGCAACAGGTTTTGATGTCAAAAAGAGAAAGCAGTACCGTTACCATCCTCTTTGGAGCGCTTTGAGAAACCATACAAAATTTTACAGGATGCTTCAGTTCGGATATGCATTACCAGAAATGAGGCTGCATATAGAACAGGATCTTGCGTTGAGAAATTTTGAAAAGCGGAAAATTCTGGCCTTAATTGTAAGCCTTATGCAAAGAACCAACATCCGTATCGGTAATTCTATTTATGAAAAACTGTATGGATCATTTGGCTTAACGACCCTGAAAGGTAAGCATGTGAAAGTAAACGGACAAAAAATCACATTCACTTTTAAGGGCAAAAAGGGGGTGATGCACCATGTTGATCTCAGAAGTAAAAGGCTGGCGAGACTCGTTCAGAAGTGTAAGGATATTCCCGGAAAAGAGCTTTTTCAATATTTTGATGATGAAGGAAACCGCCATTCTGTAGATTCAGGTATGGTGAATGAATATATCAAAGAGATCAGCGGTGAGGATTTTACTGCCAAGGATTTCAGGACATGGTCCGGTACGGTGAGTGCTTTGATCGCCTTCAAGGAAATCGGGTATGCTGAAAACGATACTCAGTATAAAAAGAAAGTAAAAGAGGCCCTGGACATCGTTGCAGAAAATCTGGGGAATACATCGGCCGTCTGCAGAAAATATTACGTCCATCCTTTAGTCATCAATCTTTACGAAAACAATACCATCAAAAAGTATCTTGACGAACTGGAAATTATTGAAGAAAATGACGGAAAAGCCGATCTTACAAAGGAGGAAAGGCTGGTGCTGAAAATCCTGGAAAATGAGAGGATGTAG
- a CDS encoding AraC family transcriptional regulator, which translates to MEVLSNFQYKKLFLPNITDKILANNADIQLYRIENYLKGILMPVIPYRTTFNFIIFVTNGHIRQYLENKEYHAEKGGVIFIKQGTITATVELSDDIEGFFLAYENNILSEQELPKHKSSIFFMTPFLNLDSLTYGTITQLLPIMEQELWLNNLNVNDVVVTMLHLILIKMLSTDSDTHHKSATRPMELSLQFRDLLFKYHVGEKRVAFYADKLSVTESYLNKCVKGVTQKSPKQWINEIDINYSKALLHSSKDIAEIAYELNFHTASHFTQLFKKIAGITPKEYRIQFLNNNRISI; encoded by the coding sequence ATGGAAGTTCTGTCCAATTTTCAATATAAAAAACTATTTCTTCCGAATATTACGGACAAAATATTAGCTAATAATGCTGATATACAGTTATATAGGATAGAAAATTATCTTAAAGGAATTCTTATGCCGGTAATTCCATACCGTACAACGTTCAATTTTATTATTTTCGTTACCAACGGGCATATCAGACAATATCTTGAAAATAAAGAATATCATGCTGAAAAAGGAGGTGTGATCTTTATTAAGCAAGGAACAATTACCGCAACTGTTGAACTGTCAGATGATATTGAAGGTTTCTTTCTTGCTTATGAAAATAATATTCTGTCTGAACAGGAACTGCCCAAGCATAAAAGCAGTATTTTCTTCATGACCCCTTTTCTCAATCTGGATAGCCTGACTTATGGAACTATTACTCAGCTTCTCCCGATCATGGAACAGGAATTGTGGCTAAACAACCTCAATGTGAATGACGTAGTGGTAACGATGCTTCATCTTATATTGATCAAAATGCTGAGCACAGATTCTGATACCCACCATAAATCTGCAACACGCCCTATGGAATTATCCCTTCAGTTCCGGGATTTACTCTTTAAATATCATGTAGGAGAAAAGAGAGTGGCATTTTATGCAGACAAACTGTCTGTAACAGAAAGCTATCTGAACAAATGTGTGAAAGGAGTTACCCAAAAATCCCCGAAACAGTGGATCAACGAGATTGATATCAATTACAGTAAAGCATTACTTCACTCCAGCAAGGATATTGCAGAGATTGCTTACGAACTGAACTTTCATACCGCATCCCACTTTACCCAGCTTTTCAAAAAGATTGCAGGAATCACCCCAAAGGAATACAGAATACAGTTTTTGAACAACAACAGGATTTCAATATAA
- a CDS encoding Crp/Fnr family transcriptional regulator, whose protein sequence is MIRDYFRSFNLFSQGEIEEFLQLFEIRTLNKNDYFVQEGERCREVAFINSGIFRSFYTSDNGKDMTYCFKFPNMMIAAYSSFISGCLSKESIQAITDVELLILKKEKMDLLVKDALNWTQFLKIIAEQEYLELETRFFQLQRDNAVQRYEALLKNHPDYIQKIPLQYLASYLGITQRHLSRIRKEISF, encoded by the coding sequence ATGATACGTGATTACTTTCGGAGCTTTAATCTCTTTTCACAAGGTGAAATTGAAGAGTTTCTGCAGCTTTTCGAAATCCGAACGCTGAATAAAAATGACTATTTTGTGCAGGAAGGAGAAAGATGCAGGGAAGTAGCGTTTATCAACTCCGGAATTTTCCGGTCTTTCTATACTTCCGATAACGGGAAAGATATGACCTATTGTTTCAAGTTTCCCAATATGATGATTGCTGCGTACTCATCATTTATTTCAGGATGTCTTAGTAAAGAAAGCATTCAGGCAATTACTGATGTAGAATTGCTGATTCTGAAAAAAGAGAAGATGGATCTCCTGGTAAAAGATGCCCTGAACTGGACTCAGTTTTTAAAAATCATTGCGGAACAGGAATACCTTGAACTTGAAACCCGTTTTTTCCAGCTTCAAAGAGACAATGCGGTGCAGCGATATGAAGCATTGTTAAAGAACCATCCTGATTATATTCAGAAAATCCCACTGCAATATCTTGCTTCCTATCTTGGGATTACACAGCGCCACCTGAGCCGTATCAGAAAGGAAATTTCTTTTTAG
- a CDS encoding TonB-dependent receptor: protein MNFKHIISSSEQMDAMAFYSKYNFNLYSDFTFNLKDKDHGDEIQQTDGRNIYGAEVKYTKTFSFANSSLNWTSGIGLRNDDINTLQLNHVYHRYMLLDRLSDVTGTETNLHAYSGLIWKTGKWTINPALRVDHFIFNLHNLLDAELLPSGQSKEATRLSPKLNFSYAQNDNVMWFLKTGMGFHSNDLRVVVPNKSENTLPYSIGADFGVRLHPFKSLIITPAVWFMDLQQEFVYVGDDAVVEPSGKSRRFGADFGVRFQPLENFYLNADINYSHARFTEEEKGQDYVPLAPVVTSTGSVNWDFLNGFSLALQYRYLGARPAVEDNSIRTKAYFVNDLMLSYNRQKWGANLQVNNLFNVKWNEAQFATETQLKGEAEPVTDLTYTPGSPFGIRVGVYYKF, encoded by the coding sequence ATGAATTTTAAGCACATTATTTCATCTTCGGAGCAGATGGATGCGATGGCTTTTTATTCAAAATATAATTTCAATCTGTATTCTGACTTCACCTTTAATTTAAAAGATAAAGATCATGGAGATGAAATCCAGCAGACTGACGGAAGGAATATTTATGGGGCCGAAGTAAAATATACAAAGACTTTTTCCTTTGCCAACAGTTCTTTAAACTGGACGTCAGGAATTGGATTAAGAAATGATGATATTAATACTCTGCAGCTTAATCATGTTTATCACAGATATATGCTGCTTGACAGATTATCCGATGTGACAGGAACGGAAACCAATCTTCATGCTTATTCAGGGTTGATCTGGAAAACCGGAAAATGGACGATCAATCCGGCTTTGAGAGTAGATCATTTTATTTTCAATCTGCATAATCTGCTGGATGCCGAACTGCTGCCTTCCGGACAGTCAAAAGAAGCAACAAGGCTAAGCCCAAAACTGAATTTCTCCTACGCTCAGAATGACAATGTGATGTGGTTTCTGAAAACGGGAATGGGCTTTCACTCCAATGACCTGAGAGTGGTTGTTCCCAATAAGAGCGAAAATACGCTTCCATATTCTATTGGAGCAGATTTCGGGGTAAGGTTACACCCGTTCAAATCCTTGATCATTACTCCGGCAGTATGGTTTATGGATCTTCAGCAGGAATTTGTTTATGTAGGTGATGATGCAGTGGTTGAACCTTCCGGGAAATCAAGACGTTTCGGGGCTGATTTTGGAGTTCGCTTCCAGCCGTTGGAAAACTTTTATCTGAATGCAGATATCAATTATTCTCACGCAAGATTTACTGAAGAAGAAAAAGGTCAGGATTACGTTCCGTTGGCTCCGGTAGTTACGAGTACAGGCTCCGTAAACTGGGATTTCCTGAATGGCTTTTCTTTAGCGCTTCAGTACAGATACCTGGGAGCAAGACCCGCTGTAGAGGATAACAGTATCAGAACCAAAGCCTATTTTGTCAATGACCTAATGCTTTCCTATAACCGTCAGAAATGGGGTGCCAATCTTCAGGTCAATAATCTTTTCAACGTAAAATGGAACGAAGCCCAGTTTGCCACCGAAACTCAGCTTAAAGGAGAAGCAGAACCTGTTACAGATCTTACCTACACGCCCGGAAGTCCTTTTGGAATTAGAGTAGGAGTGTATTATAAGTTCTAA
- a CDS encoding DUF6526 family protein, with amino-acid sequence MKQQNYNNHRKFYPPHHFIYLPILILLEIFGVYKIWDDPENRLIWILFSIVIFLLFYLAFMTRQHYALGLQNRMVILEFQQRYFEIFNIRSDETVEKLKFDQIAALRFAYDDEFKELLYRALHENISGDEIKRSIKNWRADHLRV; translated from the coding sequence ATGAAACAGCAAAACTACAATAACCACAGGAAGTTTTATCCGCCACATCATTTTATTTATCTTCCGATACTCATCCTATTGGAGATTTTTGGAGTTTATAAAATCTGGGATGACCCGGAAAACCGGTTGATCTGGATCCTGTTTTCTATTGTGATTTTTCTGCTTTTCTACCTTGCATTTATGACACGGCAGCATTATGCACTGGGACTTCAAAACCGGATGGTGATCCTGGAATTTCAGCAACGGTATTTTGAAATCTTCAACATAAGATCGGATGAAACTGTTGAAAAACTGAAGTTTGACCAGATTGCCGCATTGAGATTTGCTTATGATGATGAATTCAAAGAGCTTTTATACAGAGCCCTTCATGAAAACATCTCAGGAGATGAAATTAAAAGATCTATAAAAAACTGGAGAGCTGATCACTTAAGAGTCTAA
- a CDS encoding siderophore-interacting protein: MPSLPKWINDTVESVWSSKFKDCTAIHIEEITKDIRCVRFETDLQDAPYEPGYAIGIRVNDRDFRNYSPFNFNRETGTFDILFHLHDAGAVGSSFITRLSEGDSIKMLMPRGKQFYIPHARIHFSVGDETSLGSSISIKEATEECGSVFICLHELEEASALEKLNLYGYHSPKNNTMRMIEALNDFLTEEKEAISDDEVIFYITGNGGRMSLIRKFLKARGISPKCIKSQAYWIEGKKGL; the protein is encoded by the coding sequence ATGCCAAGTTTACCTAAATGGATCAACGATACTGTAGAAAGTGTGTGGTCCTCAAAATTTAAAGACTGTACTGCTATCCATATAGAAGAAATCACTAAAGATATTCGCTGTGTACGTTTTGAAACAGATTTACAGGATGCCCCTTATGAACCTGGTTATGCAATAGGGATAAGGGTCAATGACAGGGATTTCCGGAATTATTCTCCTTTCAACTTTAACAGGGAGACCGGAACTTTTGATATCTTGTTTCATTTGCATGATGCCGGCGCTGTGGGAAGCAGTTTTATAACCCGGCTCAGTGAAGGAGATTCTATAAAAATGCTGATGCCAAGGGGAAAACAGTTTTACATTCCTCATGCAAGAATTCATTTTTCCGTAGGTGACGAAACATCATTGGGAAGCTCAATCTCCATCAAAGAAGCTACTGAGGAATGTGGTTCAGTGTTCATCTGCCTTCATGAGCTGGAGGAAGCATCTGCTCTTGAAAAACTGAATTTGTACGGCTATCACAGTCCTAAAAACAATACCATGAGAATGATTGAGGCACTGAATGATTTTCTGACAGAAGAAAAAGAAGCCATTAGCGATGATGAAGTTATCTTTTATATTACCGGAAACGGAGGACGAATGTCACTGATCAGGAAATTTCTTAAAGCCAGAGGAATCTCTCCGAAATGCATAAAATCACAAGCCTATTGGATTGAAGGAAAAAAAGGACTGTAA